A region from the Phaenicophaeus curvirostris isolate KB17595 chromosome 28, BPBGC_Pcur_1.0, whole genome shotgun sequence genome encodes:
- the CCDC194 gene encoding coiled-coil domain-containing protein 194 isoform X1: protein MVTGTSLGTWGTGEEGRAPAGDAELGGHCPPLSPRCPVRSPQARLEANVTELRAEVLSLRRERAELARRNAALQEELARGEEQALGLRRRLEEAVEQRRALRARGEQCEARQRELEATLRDYAAEVDALRRRAKLRATGRRCPPSRKG, encoded by the exons ATGGTCACTGGGACcagcttggggacatgggggactgGTGAGGAGGGCAGAGCTCCAGCAGGGGATGCAGAGCTGGGTGGACACTGTCCACCCCTGTCCCCACGCTGCCCTGTCCGCTCtccccaggccaggctggaggcCAACGTGACGGAGCTTCGGGCTGAGGTGCTGTCCCTGCGGCGCGAGCGGGCTGAGCTGGCCCGCAGGAACGCGGCTCTGCAAG aggagctggcGCGGGGCGAGGAGCAGGCGCTGGGGCTGCGGCGGCGGCTGGAGGAGGCAGTGGAGCAGCGGCGAGCGCTGCGGGCGCGTGGGGAGCAGTGCGAAGCCCGGCAGAGAGAGCTCGAGGCCACCCT GCGCGACTACGCGGCCGAGGTCGATGCGCTGCGGCGGCGAGCGAAGCTTCGAGCCACCGGACGCAGGTGCCCCCCATCCCG GAAGGGTTGA
- the CCDC194 gene encoding coiled-coil domain-containing protein 194 isoform X2 produces the protein MVTGTSLGTWGTGEEGRAPAGDAELGGHCPPLSPRCPVRSPQARLEANVTELRAEVLSLRRERAELARRNAALQEELARGEEQALGLRRRLEEAVEQRRALRARGEQCEARQRELEATLRDYAAEVDALRRRAKLRATGRRKG, from the exons ATGGTCACTGGGACcagcttggggacatgggggactgGTGAGGAGGGCAGAGCTCCAGCAGGGGATGCAGAGCTGGGTGGACACTGTCCACCCCTGTCCCCACGCTGCCCTGTCCGCTCtccccaggccaggctggaggcCAACGTGACGGAGCTTCGGGCTGAGGTGCTGTCCCTGCGGCGCGAGCGGGCTGAGCTGGCCCGCAGGAACGCGGCTCTGCAAG aggagctggcGCGGGGCGAGGAGCAGGCGCTGGGGCTGCGGCGGCGGCTGGAGGAGGCAGTGGAGCAGCGGCGAGCGCTGCGGGCGCGTGGGGAGCAGTGCGAAGCCCGGCAGAGAGAGCTCGAGGCCACCCT GCGCGACTACGCGGCCGAGGTCGATGCGCTGCGGCGGCGAGCGAAGCTTCGAGCCACCGGACGCAG GAAGGGTTGA
- the PLVAP gene encoding plasmalemma vesicle-associated protein: MEQYKHSSGRELRPGVAPLKGAAAAGWGAQSIGEMEKSSYAMAKFGLEAKEVMPKRDCGFYVKYIFLFTSLIQFLIILGLVLFMVYGNAQAGTDTHLRLLEAQLQDRYSKIITLSGKNLNLTRTLNATLKEKQGLQALAQKVQRDLDKCNSTQPLNPIPKLQEMMKIIFYQKTKLDECHMTISLINASCSADKATLRSQLDQTALAKKELEENCRRAGDTLTQTSQEKETCKQRLHATEVDCEYTKDNLEQQKRECSTLRTDMGFSFQRIKDRLSPYSCNIVHEELSRLTQRVEGLFLWQQDRETKYVGKNVCDMNLRQCHLNCSGEKQQLEKRLQDAEKQVKGGQEEKKKLLGEKEKLSKELEEKSKAAAQAGYLKEQLNFCMGSKLDSFFDIPGSRVPGSSVQPGPFAGTGSYVDVLRNQGIFGNMGKINVEEIQRSVQKIMEQYTSTLKNPSG, from the exons ATGGAGCAATATAAACACAGCAGTGGGAGGGAGCTCCGCCCCGGCGTGGCCCCGTTGAAAGGGGCTGCCGCCGCGGGGTGGGGTGCGCAGAGCATCGGCgagatggagaagagcagcTACGCCATGGCCAAGTTCGGTCTGGAGGCGAAAGAGGTGATGCCCAAGCGGGACTGCGGGTTTTACGTGAAGTACATCTTCCTCTTCACCTCCCTCATCCAATTCCTCATCATCCTGGGGCTGGTGCTGTTCATGGTGTACGGCAACGCGCAAGCGGGCACGGACACGCACCTCCGGCTGCTGGAGGCGCAGCTCCAGGATCGCTACAGCAAGATCATCACCCTCAGCGGGAAGAACCTCAACCTGACGCGCACCCTCAACGCCACCCTCAAGGAGAAGCAAGGGCTGCAGGCCCTCGCCCAGAAGGTGCAGCGAGACCTGGATAAGTGCAATAGCACCCAGCCCCTCAACCCCATCCCCAAG CTGCAGGAGATGATGAAGATCATCTTCTACCAGAAGACGAAGCTGGACGAGTGCCATATGACCATCAGCCTCATCAACGCCAGCTGCAGCG CTGACAAGGCGACGCTGCGGAGCCAGCTGGACCAGACAGCGCTGGCcaagaaggagctggaggaaaaCTGCCGCAGAGCGGGTGACACCTTGACCCAAACCAGCCAGGAGAAGGAAACCTGCAAGCAGAGGCTGCACGCCACCGAGGTCGACTGCGAGTACACCAAAGACAacctggagcagcagaagcGCGAGTGCAGCACCCTGAGGACCGACATGGGCTTCTCCTTCCAGCGCATCAAGGATAGGCTCAGCCCCTACAGCTGCAACATCGTCCACGAGGAGCTCAGCCGGCTGACGCAGCGGGTCGAGGGGCTTTTCCTCTGGCAGCAGGACCGAGAGACCAAATACGTGGGGAAAAACGTCTGCGACATGAACCTGCGCCAGTGCCACCTCAACTGCTCCGGGGAGAAGCAGCAGTTGGAGAAGCGGCTGCAGGACGCGGAGAAACAGGTCAAGGGCGgccaggaggagaagaagaagctgctgggggagaaggagaagctcAGCAAGGAGCTAGAGGAGAAGAGCAAAGCCGCTGCACAGGCGGGGTACCTCAAGGAGCAGCTCAACTTCTGCATGGGCTCCAAG CTGGACAGCTTCTTTGACATCCCAGGCTCACGAGTGCCGGGCAGCAGCGTGCAGCCAGGACCCTTCGCCGGCACGGGCTCCTACGTGGACGTTCTGAGGAACCAGGGCATCTTTGGGAACATGG GCAAGATCAACGTGGAGGAGATCCAGCGGTCGGTGCAGAAGATCATGGAGCAGTACACGTCCACCCTGAAGAACCCCAG CGGCTAA
- the GTPBP3 gene encoding LOW QUALITY PROTEIN: tRNA modification GTPase GTPBP3, mitochondrial (The sequence of the model RefSeq protein was modified relative to this genomic sequence to represent the inferred CDS: deleted 1 base in 1 codon): protein MALRRALGAAGRRGAQRLCSAAPGDTVFALSSGHGRCGVAVIRTSGPGSRGALHSLTGRPELPPPRVMALRRLRDPDTHETLDRGLVVWFPGPQSFTGEDCAELHVHGGPAVLSGVLRALGRLPGLRPAEPGEFTRRAFRRGKLDLTAAEGLGDLIHAETEAQRRQALRQVDGELGRLYGRWSETLTQALAHLEAYIDFGEDDAVEEEVLARVDAAVRALAQEIGTHLQDGRRGELLRGGVHAVIAGPPNVGKSSLLNLLCQRPAAIVSPVAGTTRDVVEVALNVGGYPLVLSDTAGLREATDPVEQEGVSRARERLKQADLVLAVLDAAAVPAEPAGLGAALGSLLPPKMPPCILVLNKADLLGGDGAALRGACAHGDPLPPAALVSCKTGEGLDRLLELLARQLARLCGDPLAGSPSLTRSRHSGHLGECAAELARYEPERRQDLAMAAERLRLARRHLGRITGHVGAEEVLDIIFRDFCVGK from the exons ATGGCGCTGAGGAGGGCGCTGGGCGCCGCGGGGCGCAG gggggcgcAGCGCCTGTGCTCGGCAGCGCCGGGGGACACGGTCTTCGCCCTCTCCTCGGGCCACGGGCGCTGCGGGGTGGCCGTCATCCGCACCAGCGGCCCCGGCAGCCGCGGGGCCCTGCACAGCCTCACCGGGCGCCCCGAACTGCCCCCACCCCGTGTCATGGCCCTGCGGCGCCTCCGGGACCCCGACACCCACGAGACCCTGGACCGCGGCCTCGTCGTCTGGTTCCCAG GCCCCCAGAGCTTCACGGGCGAGGACTGCGCTGAGCTGCACGTGCACGGGGGGCCGGCGGTGCTGAGCGGGGTGCTGCGGGCGCTGG GGCGCTTGCCGGGGCTGCGTCCCGCCGAGCCCGGAGAGTTCACGCGCCGAGCCTTCCGCCGCGGGAAACTGGACCTGACGGCGGccgaggggctgggggaccTGATCCACGCGGAGACCGAGGCGCAGCGGCGGCAGGCGCTCCGGCAGGTGGACGGCGAGCTGGGGCGGCTCTACGGGCGCTGGAGCGAGACCCTCACCCAG GCTCTCGCCCACCTCGAAGCCTACATCGACTTCGGCGAGGATGACGCCGTGGAGGAAGAGGTCTTGGCTCGAG TGGATGCCGCTGTGCGGGCGCTGGCGCAGGAGATCGGGACCCACCTGCAGGACGGGCGGCGCGGGGAGCTGCTCCGC GGGGGCGTCCACGCCGTCATCGCCGGCCCCCCCAACGTGGGCAAGAGCAGCCTCCTCAACCTGCTGT GCCAGCGCCCCGCAGCCATCGTGTCGCCGGTGGCGGGGACGACGCGGGACGTGGTGGAGGTGGCGCTGAACGTCGGCGGTTACCCCTTGGTGCTGAGCGACACGGCCGGGCTGCGCGAGGCCACCGACCCCGTCGAGCAGGAGGGGGTCAGCCGCGCGCGGGAACG GCTGAAGCAGGCGGACCTGGTTCTGGCTGTCCTGGACGCCGCAGCGGTGCCGGCCGAgccagcggggctgggggcggctttggggtccctgctgccccccaaaatgccccccTGCATCCTGGTGCTCAACAAGGCTGACCTGCTCGGGGGGGACGGGGCCGCTCTGCGCGGCGCCTGCGCCCACGGGGACCCCCTGCCCCCCGCCGCCCTCGTGTCCTGCAAGACGGGCGAGGGGCTCGACCgcctcctggagctgctggcgcGGCAGCTGGCGCGCCT GTGCGGGGACCCCCTGGCCGGCTCGCCCAGCCTGACGCGGAGCCGGCACAGCGGGCACCTGGGCGAGTGCGCGGCGGAGCTGGCACGATACGAGCCCGAGCGGCGGCAGGACCTGGCGATGGCGGCGGAGCGGCTGCGCCTGGCGCGGAGGCACTTGGGTCGCATCACCGGCCACGTGGGCGCCGAGGAGGTTCTCGACATCATCTTCAGGGACTTCTGCGTTGGCAAGTGA
- the ANO8 gene encoding anoctamin-8 isoform X1, with product MPEPVAAQDGDRPRTGTEPPPPTGVLDKLFGKRLLQAGRYIMSHKAWMKTVPTENCDVLMTFPDTTDDHTLLWLLNHIRLGIPELIVQVRHHKHTRVYAFFVTATYESLLRGADEIGLRKPVKAEFGGGMRSFSCEEDYIYENIENELYFFTSQERQNIIRYWLENLRAKQGESLHNIQFLEGQPIIPELAARGVIQQLFPLHEQRILKRLMKSWVQAVCEAQPLDEICDYFGVKIAMYFAWLGFYTSAMVYPAVFGSILYTITESDQTSQDICCVVFAIFNVIWSTLFLEEWKRRGAEFAYKWGTLDTPAESIEEPRPQFRGVKRISPVTSAEEFYYPPWKRLLFQCLVSLPICLTCLSVVFLLMLGCFHLQEFVLSIKELPRILRFLPKIVLAVIISACDEVYKKVAYWLNDMENYRLQSAYEKHLIIKMVLFQFVNSYLSLFYIGFYLNDMERLKELLLIFSLSQSLVRQLKEALLPFILLHLHLSLIFIKTLLGFCWKLGVSKMLATLLITRQFLQNVREVSQPHLYRRLRRGDLTLHNLRQLAHALLRLLAPRRPPGPSEGSRGEKRCLNGGCGVPEDEEEEEERRESDSEEESALDCGLKLKKVSFIEKAERRGGEPGGPEDESFLEEGSPTMVEKGMDPASVFELCEDEDEAEGAPGSPTKGAEPALVLRAGRRRREAESREDEEGEEEGRKRNRASWIDPPEEDYSTQLTQAEVESCMKKYEDTFQDYQEMFIQFGYVVLFSSAFPLAAMCALVNNIIEIRSDAFKLCTGLQRPFGQRVESIGQWQKVMEAMGVLAIVVNCYLIAQCGQLQRLFPWLSPEGAIISVVVLEHFALLLKYVIQVAIPDIPAWVAEEMAKLEYQRREAFKKHERQAQHHFQQQQRRKREEEERQRHAEYQARKERESSRDEAKAEAAGQDPAQEKSQSKGKGSGGSSHGSDKPKRPSSLLATNNVMKLKQIIPLQGKFLSGGSGAGGTATARSPQSPTGSENKLPGFLSFKFLKSPETKRDTGTEKVQSPTKPFNPSKLFNFGKSEGAGGNGAVATASPQPRPGPLADTGERPVPSKSHLNGVPEEGGREEPESRVEEESGGYKP from the exons ATGCCCGAGCCGGTTGCAGCGCAGGACGGGGACCGGCCCCGGACAGGAACGGAGCCGCCCCCCCCGACCGGCGTCCTGG ATAAGCTCTTTGGGAAGCGGCTGCTCCAGGCCGGACGCTACATCATGTCCCACAAGGCCTGGATGAAGACGGTGCCCACGGAGAACTGCGATGTACTCATGACCTTCCCAG ACACCACTGATGATCACACGCTGCTCTGGCTCCTCAACCACATCCGCCTCGGCATCCCCGAGCTCATCGTCCAGGTCCGGCACCACAAGCACACCCGTGTCTACGCCTTCTTCGTCACTGCTACCTACGAGAG ttTGCTGCGTGGGGCCGATGAGATCGGGCTGCGGAAGCCGGTGAAAGCGGAATTCGGTGGAGGCATGAGGAGCTTCTCCTGCGAGGAGGATTACATCTACGAGAACATCGAGAACGAGCTTTACTTCTTCACCTCTCAG GAACGGCAAAACATCATCAGGTACTGGCTGGAGAACCTGCGGGCCAAGCAGGGGGAGTCGCTGCACAACATCCAGTTCCTCGAGGGGCAACCCATCA TCCCGGAGCTGGCGGCCCGCGGCGTCATCCAACAGCTCTTCCCGCTGCACGAGCAGAGGATCCTCAAGCGGCTCATGAAGTCCTGGGTGCAGGCGGTCTGCGAGGCCCAGCCGCTCG ACGAGATCTGCGACTACTTCGGGGTGAAAATCGCCATGTATTTCGCGTGGCTGGGCTTCTACACCTCGGCCATGGTCTATCCCGCTGTCTTCGGCTCCATCCTCTACACCATCACCGAGAGCGACCAG ACCAGCCAGGACATCTGCTGCGTGGTCTTCGCCATCTTCAACGTCATCTGGTCCACCCTCTTCCTCGAGGAGTGGAAGCGCCGCGGGGCCGAGTTCGCCTACAAGTGGGGCACGTTGGACACCCCGGCGGAATCCATCGAGGAGCCGCGGCCCCAGTTCAGG GGCGTCAAGAGAATCAGCCCCGTGACCAGCGCCGAGGAGTTTTATTACCCGCCGTGGAAGCGCctgctcttccagtgcctggtcAGCCTCCCCATCTGCCTCACCTGCCTCTCTGTCGTCTTCCTCCTCATGCTGGGCTGCTTCCACCTCCAG gAGTTTGTTCTGAGCATCAAGGAGCTGCCCCGCATCCTCCGGTTCCTCCCCAAGATCGTGCTGGCCGTCATCATCAGCGCCTGCGACGAGGTCTACAAGAAGGTCGCCTACTGGCTGAACGACATGG agAATTACCGCCTGCAGAGTGCCTACGAGAAACACCTCATCATCAAAATGGTCCTG TTTCAGTTTGTAAATTCATACCTGAGTCTTTTCTACATCGGTTTCTACCTCAACGACATGGAGCGGCTGAAGGAG CTCCTGCtcatcttctctctctcccaaAGCCTCGTGCGTCAGCTCAAAGAGGCTCTCCTTCCCTTcatcctcctccacctccacctctcTCTCATCTTCATTAAGACCCTCCTGGGCTTTTGCTGGAAACTGGGAGTATCCAAA atgctggccacgctgctcaTCACCCGCCAGTTCCTGCAGAACGTcagggaggtgtcccagccccacCTGTACCGCCGCCTGCGCCGCGGGGACCTCACCCTCCACAACCTCCGCCAGCTCGCCCACGCTCTCCTCCGCCTGCTCGCCCCTCGCCGCCCCCCGGGCCCCTCCGAGGGCTCGCGCGGGGAGAAGAGGTGCCTGAACGGCGGCTGCGGGGTGCccgaggacgaggaggaggaggaagagcggCGCGAGTCCGACTCAGAGGAGGAGAGCGCCTTGGATTGCGGGTTGAAGCTGAAGAAGGTGAGCTTCATCGAGAAAGCCGAGCGGCGCGGTGGGGAGCCCGGCGGCCCCGAGGACGAGAGCTTCCTCGAGGAAGGCAGCCCCACCATGGTGGAGAAGGGCATGGACCCCGCGTCCGTCTTCGAGCTGTGCGAGGACGAGGATGAGGCCGAAGGTGCCCCCGGCAGCCCCACCAAGGGGGCAGAGCCGGCGCTGGTCCTGCGGGCTGGCCGGAGGAGACGGGAGGCGGAGAGCCGGGAGGACGAGGAGGGCGAGGAGGAAGGACGGAAGCGCAACCGGGCATCGTGGATCGACCCGCCGGAGGAGGACTACTCCACGCAGCTGACGCAGGCGGAGGTGGAGAGCTGCATGAAGAAATATGAG gaCACCTTCCAGGACTACCAGGAGATGTTCATCCAGTTTGGCTACGTGGTGCTCTTCTCCTCCGCCTTCCCCCTCGCGGCCATGTGCGCCCTGGTGAACAACATCATCGAGATCCGCAGCGACGCCTTCAAGCTGTGCACGGGGCTCCAGAGACCCTTCGGCCAGCGGGTCGAGAGCATCGGGCAGTGGCAG AAGGTGATGGAGGCCATGGGCGTCCTGGCCATCGTGGTCAACTGCTACCTGATCGCTCAGTGCGGGCAGCTCCAGCGCCTCTTCCCCTGGCTCAGCCCCGAGGGAGCCATCATCTCCGTGGTGGTGCTGGAG CACTTCGCCCTCCTCCTGAAGTACGTCATCCAAGTGGCCATTCCCGACATCCCTGCCTGGGTGGCGGAGGAGATGGCCAAGCTCGAGTACCAGCGCCGCGAGGCCTTCAAG AAGCATGAGCGGCAGGCGCAGCACcatttccagcagcagcagcggcgcAAGCGCGAGGAGGAGGAGCGGCAGCGGCACGCCGAGTACCAGGCCCGCAAGGAGCGCGAGTCCAGCCGCGACGAGGCCAAAGCCGAGGCCGCCGGGCAGGACCCGGCCCAGGAGAAGAGCCAGAGCAAAGGGAAAGGCTCCGGGGGTTCCTCGCACGGCTCCGACAAACCCAAGCgacccagctccctcctggctaCCAACAACGTGATGAAGCTGAAGCAGATCATCCCCTTGCAGGGCAAGTTCCTCTCCGGGGGCAGCGGAGCCGGCGGCACGGCCACCGCCaggtccccccagtcccccacGGGCAGCGAGAACAAACTCCCCGGCTTCCTCAGCTTCAAGTTCCTGAAATCGCCCGAGACtaagagggacacggggaccgaGAAGGTCCAGTCGCCCACC
- the ANO8 gene encoding anoctamin-8 isoform X2 has protein sequence MPEPVAAQDGDRPRTGTEPPPPTGVLDKLFGKRLLQAGRYIMSHKAWMKTVPTENCDVLMTFPDTTDDHTLLWLLNHIRLGIPELIVQVRHHKHTRVYAFFVTATYESLLRGADEIGLRKPVKAEFGGGMRSFSCEEDYIYENIENELYFFTSQERQNIIRYWLENLRAKQGESLHNIQFLEGQPIIPELAARGVIQQLFPLHEQRILKRLMKSWVQAVCEAQPLDEICDYFGVKIAMYFAWLGFYTSAMVYPAVFGSILYTITESDQTSQDICCVVFAIFNVIWSTLFLEEWKRRGAEFAYKWGTLDTPAESIEEPRPQFRGVKRISPVTSAEEFYYPPWKRLLFQCLVSLPICLTCLSVVFLLMLGCFHLQEFVLSIKELPRILRFLPKIVLAVIISACDEVYKKVAYWLNDMENYRLQSAYEKHLIIKMVLFQFVNSYLSLFYIGFYLNDMERLKEMLATLLITRQFLQNVREVSQPHLYRRLRRGDLTLHNLRQLAHALLRLLAPRRPPGPSEGSRGEKRCLNGGCGVPEDEEEEEERRESDSEEESALDCGLKLKKVSFIEKAERRGGEPGGPEDESFLEEGSPTMVEKGMDPASVFELCEDEDEAEGAPGSPTKGAEPALVLRAGRRRREAESREDEEGEEEGRKRNRASWIDPPEEDYSTQLTQAEVESCMKKYEDTFQDYQEMFIQFGYVVLFSSAFPLAAMCALVNNIIEIRSDAFKLCTGLQRPFGQRVESIGQWQKVMEAMGVLAIVVNCYLIAQCGQLQRLFPWLSPEGAIISVVVLEHFALLLKYVIQVAIPDIPAWVAEEMAKLEYQRREAFKKHERQAQHHFQQQQRRKREEEERQRHAEYQARKERESSRDEAKAEAAGQDPAQEKSQSKGKGSGGSSHGSDKPKRPSSLLATNNVMKLKQIIPLQGKFLSGGSGAGGTATARSPQSPTGSENKLPGFLSFKFLKSPETKRDTGTEKVQSPTKPFNPSKLFNFGKSEGAGGNGAVATASPQPRPGPLADTGERPVPSKSHLNGVPEEGGREEPESRVEEESGGYKP, from the exons ATGCCCGAGCCGGTTGCAGCGCAGGACGGGGACCGGCCCCGGACAGGAACGGAGCCGCCCCCCCCGACCGGCGTCCTGG ATAAGCTCTTTGGGAAGCGGCTGCTCCAGGCCGGACGCTACATCATGTCCCACAAGGCCTGGATGAAGACGGTGCCCACGGAGAACTGCGATGTACTCATGACCTTCCCAG ACACCACTGATGATCACACGCTGCTCTGGCTCCTCAACCACATCCGCCTCGGCATCCCCGAGCTCATCGTCCAGGTCCGGCACCACAAGCACACCCGTGTCTACGCCTTCTTCGTCACTGCTACCTACGAGAG ttTGCTGCGTGGGGCCGATGAGATCGGGCTGCGGAAGCCGGTGAAAGCGGAATTCGGTGGAGGCATGAGGAGCTTCTCCTGCGAGGAGGATTACATCTACGAGAACATCGAGAACGAGCTTTACTTCTTCACCTCTCAG GAACGGCAAAACATCATCAGGTACTGGCTGGAGAACCTGCGGGCCAAGCAGGGGGAGTCGCTGCACAACATCCAGTTCCTCGAGGGGCAACCCATCA TCCCGGAGCTGGCGGCCCGCGGCGTCATCCAACAGCTCTTCCCGCTGCACGAGCAGAGGATCCTCAAGCGGCTCATGAAGTCCTGGGTGCAGGCGGTCTGCGAGGCCCAGCCGCTCG ACGAGATCTGCGACTACTTCGGGGTGAAAATCGCCATGTATTTCGCGTGGCTGGGCTTCTACACCTCGGCCATGGTCTATCCCGCTGTCTTCGGCTCCATCCTCTACACCATCACCGAGAGCGACCAG ACCAGCCAGGACATCTGCTGCGTGGTCTTCGCCATCTTCAACGTCATCTGGTCCACCCTCTTCCTCGAGGAGTGGAAGCGCCGCGGGGCCGAGTTCGCCTACAAGTGGGGCACGTTGGACACCCCGGCGGAATCCATCGAGGAGCCGCGGCCCCAGTTCAGG GGCGTCAAGAGAATCAGCCCCGTGACCAGCGCCGAGGAGTTTTATTACCCGCCGTGGAAGCGCctgctcttccagtgcctggtcAGCCTCCCCATCTGCCTCACCTGCCTCTCTGTCGTCTTCCTCCTCATGCTGGGCTGCTTCCACCTCCAG gAGTTTGTTCTGAGCATCAAGGAGCTGCCCCGCATCCTCCGGTTCCTCCCCAAGATCGTGCTGGCCGTCATCATCAGCGCCTGCGACGAGGTCTACAAGAAGGTCGCCTACTGGCTGAACGACATGG agAATTACCGCCTGCAGAGTGCCTACGAGAAACACCTCATCATCAAAATGGTCCTG TTTCAGTTTGTAAATTCATACCTGAGTCTTTTCTACATCGGTTTCTACCTCAACGACATGGAGCGGCTGAAGGAG atgctggccacgctgctcaTCACCCGCCAGTTCCTGCAGAACGTcagggaggtgtcccagccccacCTGTACCGCCGCCTGCGCCGCGGGGACCTCACCCTCCACAACCTCCGCCAGCTCGCCCACGCTCTCCTCCGCCTGCTCGCCCCTCGCCGCCCCCCGGGCCCCTCCGAGGGCTCGCGCGGGGAGAAGAGGTGCCTGAACGGCGGCTGCGGGGTGCccgaggacgaggaggaggaggaagagcggCGCGAGTCCGACTCAGAGGAGGAGAGCGCCTTGGATTGCGGGTTGAAGCTGAAGAAGGTGAGCTTCATCGAGAAAGCCGAGCGGCGCGGTGGGGAGCCCGGCGGCCCCGAGGACGAGAGCTTCCTCGAGGAAGGCAGCCCCACCATGGTGGAGAAGGGCATGGACCCCGCGTCCGTCTTCGAGCTGTGCGAGGACGAGGATGAGGCCGAAGGTGCCCCCGGCAGCCCCACCAAGGGGGCAGAGCCGGCGCTGGTCCTGCGGGCTGGCCGGAGGAGACGGGAGGCGGAGAGCCGGGAGGACGAGGAGGGCGAGGAGGAAGGACGGAAGCGCAACCGGGCATCGTGGATCGACCCGCCGGAGGAGGACTACTCCACGCAGCTGACGCAGGCGGAGGTGGAGAGCTGCATGAAGAAATATGAG gaCACCTTCCAGGACTACCAGGAGATGTTCATCCAGTTTGGCTACGTGGTGCTCTTCTCCTCCGCCTTCCCCCTCGCGGCCATGTGCGCCCTGGTGAACAACATCATCGAGATCCGCAGCGACGCCTTCAAGCTGTGCACGGGGCTCCAGAGACCCTTCGGCCAGCGGGTCGAGAGCATCGGGCAGTGGCAG AAGGTGATGGAGGCCATGGGCGTCCTGGCCATCGTGGTCAACTGCTACCTGATCGCTCAGTGCGGGCAGCTCCAGCGCCTCTTCCCCTGGCTCAGCCCCGAGGGAGCCATCATCTCCGTGGTGGTGCTGGAG CACTTCGCCCTCCTCCTGAAGTACGTCATCCAAGTGGCCATTCCCGACATCCCTGCCTGGGTGGCGGAGGAGATGGCCAAGCTCGAGTACCAGCGCCGCGAGGCCTTCAAG AAGCATGAGCGGCAGGCGCAGCACcatttccagcagcagcagcggcgcAAGCGCGAGGAGGAGGAGCGGCAGCGGCACGCCGAGTACCAGGCCCGCAAGGAGCGCGAGTCCAGCCGCGACGAGGCCAAAGCCGAGGCCGCCGGGCAGGACCCGGCCCAGGAGAAGAGCCAGAGCAAAGGGAAAGGCTCCGGGGGTTCCTCGCACGGCTCCGACAAACCCAAGCgacccagctccctcctggctaCCAACAACGTGATGAAGCTGAAGCAGATCATCCCCTTGCAGGGCAAGTTCCTCTCCGGGGGCAGCGGAGCCGGCGGCACGGCCACCGCCaggtccccccagtcccccacGGGCAGCGAGAACAAACTCCCCGGCTTCCTCAGCTTCAAGTTCCTGAAATCGCCCGAGACtaagagggacacggggaccgaGAAGGTCCAGTCGCCCACC